Proteins encoded together in one Spodoptera frugiperda isolate SF20-4 chromosome 15, AGI-APGP_CSIRO_Sfru_2.0, whole genome shotgun sequence window:
- the LOC118274265 gene encoding centromere-associated protein E isoform X2, with protein sequence MHHLYPLAKGDPLCPLGFHPQVRWPTRCKRCFRDYKEHGGVRKKEDDFTVSTPSLSTWNTPSSRSRDEDNGAEVEKVGRGWASSSNLSTIDTPKKDAFSTGFTRTSASWTSTPDLGANETESTNAVTVSLKLPKRRLTGPLPSIDTGQNHTTDTVTLRRPSPSPPPVPAPAQAQITISKNDSLAERVRKMQLIKSQNSFEKESSIEKERERRSLSRSKEAYHEEKPARPKEDRSSTKDDVNFMMQVKNSRNSSASSKPPVRGGPSRDRDDSDDDTSTAGTVTTETTLVDANVKEYQEQIESLKQEVDTLKKRCERVEKEKSDILLRRLANIDSVNKYTTGRSSEVLKLQQKVNELTSQNEDLKDEKKHLSLRVREIESELESRPSIEAQTRQIEQLRAKLLAAETLCEELMDENEDMKKELRDLEEEIEEMQDNFREDQADEYSSLRRELEQTIKNCRVLSFKLKKTERKADQLEQEKAEHEKKLLEIVGGQDGLQRENRIKELEQEVARSTEVALRLQRELSEANAKLAAASGTPPANLKKNQLTDGKVSRSSLTRGGSQEDPAQLLRDLQDSLEREADLREQLRNAEEEASRYRPRVVGKRMRPQLIPQSPKSDPISPQQPTTDSEMLEPNTIQRILEMQLALEKSLSSLDSSPSSIGVNQVTQSPQDLITSYSEGCQTDTILVHDVMTDTKKITLDSIVQSTIDILEMYTQTEVAFMKNKHMQTEFMRINNFVQTDKQKLRNASVQTAAKLYDHKALQAVSYSKEYADASTETDLINDEDKALERDLLMDTLEVNEIFSRDKSESPPLTPDKTPESRSPFPLPFVSLFSPLAVRMPNIGRKLSPTPPSNKLSVDNNEKDAKTDEEDPAELRILLELNEQETTVLRKKVEEMEQEKDSLKKQVKELTDKIANQPKNNSTVTLRRATNAKSNNLAEEKVKVLEDEIAELRKKLIEKERDCERLHAELSLSKKPKASLIKSKSLDGDQQNVDLKRQLQVIEQEANVLRAKTQSLEADNEKLQLENKKLQLLKNTKTLKSDKSVEQNAAKITQLENELKEALAKLKEFENNKDDKTEKKVRFGGEINSKKDADALKAKQEELDKLKLNFTKLEKEKAQLQVSLRVLKEEALKSFRPRVPKKPTDLTTKLQMKRMVEDLESEIGEMYVIMKNAGLSGTEINTRAQMEKDIEEIRSKLSKNDSEFTNEKNRLQTEIAKLKDLNAKLESDKTEINGKLKTLEKDNSSIAGQIKTLQEEKKGLETQVSKLNSELKNATSLQTTMSDCMKKIEELKNEIDVKDKEIDKLKKQVENVNKLEQDKQKLLKEVGDKTKKITDLEKKFKEAEDKCKRVEKQLTLRKDKVAKLEKELSQEKEQAEVLANSQRRISVDFTSEKDQMQTKLIKTESKLITLETELKEMKSDYESKITNLESTISAKDIHIKQLEDALRDTSNQKYDEAISSVEMAQMQDKLERTTKELEEKQEELTNAKRELESTEKELSVIKTEMIQLKSSISKLESEKKEHENKLQAEKKESSYWESKASELETDLQAERKKLDRMRKAHDVDIKNKEAELATLKGKLKVLEQSSGAGAKKISDLKQEYEETVKKLEHSLAVEKAEYEELTGKYEILEEEHVVTKARLTVEKEQAQGELIHAQKELASALAEIKTLQDNYDTQSSAWTKEKTELQNSISSLQDRLCGGGWEVERARLNAKLEQRERELRTVNDQRDVLEHHHDQAKKELEEARKKLEDYERVSKVQRTLTTENAELERELSSLNTRLEQADVARKNELAEMKLRYEGQMNTMRDELKSLHNQVSRFRRERDNYKQMLDAAQKTMTEMKNGDKNARTARLSISSTDEEEYRNKVATLEQQTACLEDELCEARLLASKLNTELISERSAAEVRFAEMQSRLNEYEEERLLTSGRARVAGLATRMELAWHKERDEQQRLLQETSTLARDLRQTLFEIEREREKERLDMKRRIEQLKRTTEEETEEAKKKVTELQCDLLELRDAHAKLRTANEKLRRDKERHDRDRDQNKLLVGSLKRAQQEDDRIITQLLETIDDLMKQSPDLFRNDAPVKPEKTLLTPTPPRRNRSSKSRSRSATPENGVNTVDAATTAARLRRLTDELRASRIAERQRRHQATARRAMSTEPRDTLSVTPASRTPSRAPSLKKRSISLEQTTKDQSLIWKSVDESSVSSMQSLDGDADNRLFTMQRDASLDSRLSGGSAQSEVLPSEKKKKKSIFGKLKKLTKSRSIDDQVDSTEHVEFRPIGTVSQGSDSDMSAAGSKRDLRGRLSDMFSRKGAMSRTNSKELSPERPASAMGSMTSSSRPPLRNASSSTLARASPAKPNEVPRPASATPAAKRKGK encoded by the exons ATGCATCACTTGTATCCCCTGGCGAAGGGCGACCCGCTGTGCCCGCTGGGGTTCCACCCGCAGGTGCGCTGGCCGACGCGCTGCAAGCGTTGCTTCCGCGACTACAAGGAGCACGGCGGCGTGCGCAAGAAGGAGGACGACTTCACGGTGTCCACGCCCAGCCTCTCCACTTGGAACACGCCGTCGTCACG AAGTCGTGATGAAGACAATGGCGCGGAAGTGGAGAAGGTGGGGCGAGGGTGGGCATCCAGTAGCAACCTTAGCACAATCGACACTCCCAAGAAAGACGCCTTCTCCACAG GGTTCACAAGAACCAGTGCATCGTGGACGTCGACGCCGGACCTGGGGGCCAACGAGACCGAGAGTACGAACGCTGTCACCGTCAGTCTGAAGCTGCCCAAGAGACGGCTAACGGGACCATTGCCATCGATAGATACAGGGCAGAATCATACTACAG ATACAGTGACACTGCGCCGACCGTCACCATCGCCTCCGCCGGtacctgcgccggcgcaggcaCAAATTACTATAAGCAAGAACGACTCGCTAGCTGAACGCGTGCGAAAG ATGCAGTTAATTAAATCTCAAAATAGTTTTGAAAAGGAGTCAAGTATAgaaaaagaaagagagagacGAAGTTTATCTAGAAGTAAAGAAGCGTACCACGAAGAGAAACCTGCGCGGCCCAAAGAAGACAGAAGTTCAACCAAGGATGATGTCAACTTTATGATGCAG GTGAAAAATTCGCGAAACTCGTCAGCAAGTTCCAAGCCTCCTGTTAGAGGGGGCCCTTCACGAGATAGAGATGATTCAGATGATGACACCAGCACTGCAGGAACTGTCACTACGGAAACCACCCTCGTCGACGCTAACGTTAAGGAGTATCAG gAACAAATAGAGAGTCTAAAGCAAGAAGTGGATACGCTAAAGAAGCGTTGTGAGCGAGTGGAAAAGGAGAAGAGTGACATACTACTGCGGAGGCTCGCGAATATTGACTCTGTGAACAAGTACACTACTGGACGGTCCTCAGAGGTGCTGAAGCTGCAGCAGAAAGTGAACGAGCTGACGTCACAGAATGAGGACTTGAAGGACGAGAAGAAACATCTCTCGTTACGAGTCAGAGAAATTGAGAGTGAACTTGAG TCTCGTCCCTCAATAGAAGCACAGACGCGTCAGATAGAACAGCTCCGTGCGAAGTTGTTGGCTGCGGAGACGCTGTGCGAGGAGCTGATGGACGAGAACGAGGACATGAAGAAGGAGCTGCGCGACCTTGAAGAAGAGATTGAGGAGATGCAGGATAACTTCAG ggAAGACCAAGCAGATGAATATTCGTCACTCAGAAGGGAACTAGAGCAGACCATAAAGAATTGTAGAGTTTTATCGTTTAAGTTAAAAAAGACTGAAAGGAAAGCTGATCAGCTCGAGCAGGAGAAAGCTGAACACGAGAAGAAACTTTTAGAG ATAGTGGGCGGTCAAGATGGGTTACAACGGGAGAACCGCATCAAGGAGTTGGAACAGGAGGTGGCGCGGTCTACGGAGGTGGCGCTGAGGCTGCAGAGGGAGCTCTCGGAAGCCAATGCCAAGCTCGCTGCAGCCTCGGGAACCCCTCCCGCCAACCTTAAAAAGAACCAACTTACTGACGGG AAAGTATCCCGGTCATCACTGACCCGGGGTGGCAGCCAAGAAGACCCTGCACAACTCCTCCGAGACCTACAGGACTCCCTGGAGCGCGAGGCTGACCTCCGCGAACAACTAAGGAACGCAGAAGAAGAG GCTAGTCGATATCGGCCACGCGTCGTCGGCAAGAGGATGCGTCCACAACTCATTCCACAGTCTCCCAAATCTGATCCAATCTCACCCCAACAGCCCACCACCGATAGTGAAATGCTAGAACCAAATACCATCCAAAGAATACTAGAAATGCAACTAGCTTTAGAAAAGAGTTTGTCATCACTCGATAGTAGCCCATCGTCCATTGGTGTTAACCAGGTCACTCAATCCCCACAAGATCTCATTACTAGTTATTCCGAAGGTTGCCAAACGGATACTATTTTAGTGCACGATGTGATGACAGACACTAAAAAGATTACTCTTGATTCGATTGTACAAAGTACAATAGATATATTGGAAATGTATACGCAAACAGAAGTAGCGttcatgaaaaataaacatatgcAAACCGAGTTTATGAGAATAAACAATTTTGTGCAAACTGATAAACAGAAATTAAGAAATGCTAGTGTACAGACGGCGGCTAAGCTGTACGATCATAAAGCTCTACAAGCCGTCAGTTACTCCAAAGAATATGCGGATGCTAGCACAGAGACTGATTTAATTAATGATGAAGATAAAGCGCTTGAACGGGATCTCCTAATGGATACGCTAGAAGTCAATGAAATATTCAGTAGAGATAAATCTGAAAGCCCTCCCCTTACCCCAGATAAAACACCAGAGTCCCGTTCTCCGTTCCCCTTACCCTTCGTATCACTGTTCAGTCCGCTGGCAGTAAGAATGCCaaacatag GTCGAAAGCTGTCTCCAACACCTCCTTCAAATAAGCTCAGTGTTGATAATAATGAAAAAGATGCCAAAACAGATGAGGAAGATCCAGCCGAGTTACGAATCTTACTCGAACTCAATGAACAG GAAACAACAGTGTTACGAAAAAAGGTTGAAGAAATGGAACAAGAAAAGGATTCGTTGAAAAAACAAGTCAAAGAGCTTACTGACAAAATTGCCAATCAGCCTAAGAACAATTCAACCGTTACTCTTCGACGGGCAACGAACGCGAAGAGTAATAACTTAGCTgaagaaaaagtaaaa GTATTAGAAGACGAAATTGCTGAGCTAAGGAAAAAGCTTATTGAAAAAGAAAGAGACTGTGAGAGGCTGCATGCTGAACTCAGTCTATCCAAGAAACCAAAGGCTTCCCTTATCAAGAGCAA ATCACTGGATGGTGACCAACAAAATGTCGATTTGAAGAGACAACTTCAAGTAATAGAACAAGAAGCAAACGTACTTCGTGCTAAGACACAGAGTTTAGAAGCTGACAATGAAAAACTACAGCTAGAAAACAAAAAACTGCAACTACTTAAGAACACCAAAACGTTGAAATCCGATAAATCAGTAGAACAGAATGCAGCAAAAATAACACAACTAGAAAATGAGCTTAAGGAAGCTTTAGCCAAATTGAAAGAATTCGAAAATAACAAAGATGATAAGACGGAGAAGAAGGTCAGGTTTGGTGGAGAAATTAACAGCAAAAAAGACGCAGATGCTTTGAAAGCAAAACAAGAAGAGTtggacaaattaaaattaaactttactaaG CTCGAGAAAGAGAAGGCTCAGTTACAAGTCTCCTTGAGAGTCCTGAAGGAAGAAGCATTAAAATCATTCAGGCCAAGAGTTCCAAAGAAACCAACTGATTTAACGACTAAACTCCAAATGAAGAGGATGGTTGAAGATTTAGAAAGTGAAATTG GGGAAATGTATGTTATAATGAAAAATGCTGGTCTCTCTGGAACTGAAATTAACACCAGAGCGCAAATGGAGAAAGATATTGAAGAAATAAGATCCAAATTGTCCAAAAACGATTCCGAATTTACAAACGAGAAGAATCGTTTACAAACCGAAATCGCAAAACTAAAGGATCTCAATGCAAAATTAGAAAGtgataaaactgaaataaatggcAAATTAAAAACTTTGGAAAAAGATAATAGCAGTATAGCTGGACAAATAAAAACGTTGCAGGAAGAGAAGAAAGGTTTAGAAACGCAAGTTAGCAAACTGAATAGTGAACTGA AAAATGCAACATCCCTACAAACTACGATGTCTGACTGCATGAAGAAAATAGAAGAACTTAAAAACGAAATAGATgtaaaagataaagaaattGACAAGCTGAAGAAGCAAgtagaaaatgtaaataaattagaacAGGATAAACAAAAATTGCTCAAAGAG GTTGGAGATAAGACTAAAAAGATAACTGACTTAGAAAAGAAGTTCAAAGAGGCAGAGGACAAATGCAAACGGGTAGAAAAGCAATTAACTTTACGTAAGGACAAGGTGGCTAAATTGGAAAAGGAG CTCTCTCAAGAAAAGGAACAAGCAGAAGTACTAGCCAACAGCCAACGACGCATCTCAGTAGATTTCACTAGCGAGAAAGATCAAATgcaaacaaaactaataaagaCTGAAAGCAAACTTATAACACTAGAAACGGAACTAAAGGAAATGAAATCAGATTACGAATCCAAAATAACTAATTTGGAATCTACAATATCTGCAAAAGATATTCATATAAAACAACTG GAAGACGCTTTACGTGACACATCTAACCAGAAGTATGATGAAGCTATATCGTCAGTAGAAATGGCACAAATGCAAGACAAATTGGAGAGAACTACTAAAGAACTAGAGGAGAAACAAGAAGAATTAACAAATGCTAAGAGAGAGTTGGAAAGTACCGAGAAAGAACTGTCGGTAATAAAGACAGAGATGATTCAGTTGAAATCTAGCATATCGAAGTTAGAGAGTGAGAAGAAAGAGCATGAAAACAAATTGCAAGCAGAAAAGAAGGAATCAAGTTACTGGGAGAGCAAGGCTTCGGAACTTGAAACTGATTTGCAG GCCGAACGCAAGAAACTGGATCGTATGCGCAAGGCTCACGACGTAGATATCAAGAACAAAGAAGCAGAATTGGCTACACTGAAAGGAAAACTGAAGGTTCTAGAACAATCTTCTGGTGCGGGCGCCAAGAAGATATCTGATCTCAAACAGGAATACGAGGAAACTGTTAAAA AATTGGAGCACTCTCTTGCGGTAGAGAAGGCAGAATATGAAGAATTGACTGGCAAATACGAAATATTAGAAGAAGAACACGTAGTCACTAAAGCAAGACTCACAGTAGAAAAGGAGCAAGCGCAAGG TGAATTAATACACGCTCAAAAAGAGTTAGCCTCCGCGTTGGCTGAAATCAAAACTCTTCAAGACAACTATGATACGCAATCTTCAGCGTGGACTAAAGAAAAGACTGAACTGCAG AACTCTATATCATCGCTACAAGATCGTCTATGTGGTGGTGGCTGGGAAGTAGAACGCGCGCGACTCAACGCTAAACTTGAACAACGAGAGCGAGAACTGCGCACCGTCAACGACCAACGAGACGTCTTGGAGCACCATCATGATCAAGCCAAGAAAGAG TTGGAGGAAGCAAGAAAGAAACTGGAAGACTACGAACGCGTCTCCAAAGTACAGAGGACACTAACAACAGAGAATGCTGAGCTGGAGCGAGAACTGTCGTCTCTGAATACAAGGCTTGAACAAGCTGATGTGGCTAGGAAGAATGAACTTGCAGAAATGAAGCTTAGGTACGAAGGACAGATGAACACCATGAGAGATGAGCTCAAGTCTTTGCATAACCAG GTATCAAGGTTCAGACGAGAGAGAGACAATTACAAGCAAATGCTTGATGCTGCTCAAAAGACTATGACAGAAATGAAGAATGGCGACAAAAATGCTAGAACAGCGAGACTTTCAATATCTAGTACTGATGAG GAGGAATATCGTAACAAAGTGGCGACACTGGAACAGCAGACAGCGTGCCTAGAGGACGAGCTCTGCGAGGCGAGACTGCTAGCGTCCAAGCTCAACACCGAGCTCATTAGCGAGCGCTCTGCAGCTGAAGTCCGCTTCGCAGAAATGCAGTCTAGGCTTAATGAG TACGAAGAAGAAAGGTTGCTGACGTCAGGCAGAGCGCGCGTGGCCGGTCTGGCGACTCGTATGGAGCTGGCATGGCACAAGGAACGCGACGAACAACAGCGGCTACTGCAGGAGACGTCCACTCTCGCCCGGGACTTGAGGCAGACACTCTTTGAG ATAGAACGCGAACGTGAGAAAGAGAGATTAGACATGAAGAGAAGAATAGAACAATTGAAGAGAACCACTGAAGAAGAGACGGAAGAGGCTAAAAAGAAG GTGACAGAACTACAATGCGATCTACTGGAGCTCCGAGACGCACACGCCAAGCTACGTACCGCAAACGAGAAGCTGCGTCGCGATAAAGAACGACATGACAGAGATCGCGACCAGAACAAACTTCTTGTTGGTTCGCTCAAACGTGCTCAACAG gaGGATGACAGGATAATAACGCAGCTTCTAGAAACTATAGACGACCTGATGAAGCAGAGTCCTGACTTATTCCGTAATGATGCTCCTGTTAAACCTGAGAAGACCTTACTGACGCCTACACCACCAAGACGAAATAGG TCATCAAAGTCCCGGTCTCGGTCGGCGACGCCTGAGAACGGCGTGAATACAGTGGACGCGGCCACGACCGCGGCGCGCCTGCGACGCCTCACTGATGAACTGCGCGCCTCACGCATCGCCGAGAGGCAACGGCGACACCAAGCCACTGCTAGGAG AGCGATGTCGACCGAGCCTCGCGATACTTTGTCTGTCACACCAGCTTCTCGCACGCCGTCTCGTGCGCCCTCACTCAAAAAGCGATCAATTTCTCTTGAACAGACTACTAAGGACCAG AGCCTAATATGGAAGTCGGTGGATGAGAGCAGCGTGTCCTCAATGCAGTCACTAGACGGAGACGCGGACAACCGGCTGTTCACCATGCAGCGAGATGCTAGTCTAGACAG TCGATTATCCGGTGGATCAGCTCAAAGCGAAGTGCTTCCAtcagaaaagaagaaaaagaagagcATCTTTGGCAAACTGAAGAAACTGACCAAGTCTCGCTCCATTGACGACCAAGTTGACAGCACGGAACATGTCGAGTTCAGACCTATTGGCACTGTTTCTCAG GGGTCGGACTCAGACATGAGCGCAGCGGGCAGCAAGCGTGACCTGCGAGGACGACTGTCCGACATGTTCAGCAGAAAAGGAGCCATGTCACGTACAAACAG CAAAGAGCTAAGCCCGGAGCGGCCGGCGAGTGCGATGGGTAGTATGACGAGCTC